One genomic region from Leifsonia sp. Root1293 encodes:
- a CDS encoding DUF2004 domain-containing protein: MSIEHDFFGLLDGDDGELHWSEGVDAGDQYVDVDLRAPNEQSVTDEALDVAAAMVNSLEQLDSRAREAFVAEVGQEGSNAMLYLTSQFAELDPEILLESLDYDSGDREIDVLRSLKLLRVGFHPHHSGSEEQFAVFEYALAPDESDSILSASFDMKGDVVSTDVDA; the protein is encoded by the coding sequence ATGTCGATCGAACACGACTTCTTCGGACTCCTCGACGGCGATGACGGTGAGCTGCACTGGTCGGAGGGCGTGGACGCGGGCGATCAGTACGTCGACGTCGACCTGCGTGCTCCGAACGAGCAGTCGGTGACGGATGAGGCCCTCGACGTGGCCGCCGCCATGGTGAACTCCCTCGAACAGCTCGATTCGCGTGCTCGGGAGGCCTTCGTCGCCGAGGTGGGGCAGGAGGGCTCCAATGCGATGCTCTACCTCACCTCCCAGTTCGCCGAGCTCGACCCCGAGATCCTGCTCGAGTCGCTCGACTACGACTCCGGTGACCGCGAGATCGACGTGCTCCGCTCGCTCAAGCTCCTCCGGGTGGGCTTCCATCCCCATCACTCCGGGTCCGAGGAGCAGTTCGCCGTGTTCGAGTACGCGCTGGCTCCCGACGAGTCGGACAGTATCCTGAGCGCCTCCTTCGACATGAAGGGCGACGTGGTCTCGACGGACGTCGACGCCTGA
- a CDS encoding phosphatase PAP2 family protein has translation MSSDDTGGSRRTDASAPAPGYRRRARDLNEKFIVEVRYVDPGDRHALMRTALILVIVGLALFVAILLSVKLRAGVSVIDEPFSQWAQSGRSPVLTQVMIVLAVAFGPIAMPIVILVTTVTWGVLAKHAWRPLLLAGGMLVGVVLAQIIAPLVQRPRPPVEEMLFGPDHTFSFPSGHVLGASNFVLLVTYLVFSRRTNRGSTIAAFVVAAATISILAVSRVYLGYHWPTDALGSISLSLAILGAVIALDTHRTVRTRSGDPQESVSG, from the coding sequence ATGAGCAGCGACGACACAGGCGGGAGCCGGCGCACCGACGCGAGTGCACCTGCACCCGGGTACCGCAGGCGCGCCAGAGACCTGAACGAGAAGTTCATCGTGGAGGTCCGCTACGTCGACCCGGGCGACCGGCATGCGCTGATGCGCACGGCCCTGATCCTCGTGATTGTGGGTCTGGCGCTGTTCGTCGCCATCCTGTTGAGCGTGAAGCTGCGCGCGGGAGTCTCGGTGATCGACGAGCCCTTCTCGCAGTGGGCTCAGTCCGGCCGCTCCCCCGTTCTGACGCAGGTGATGATCGTCCTCGCCGTGGCCTTCGGCCCCATCGCCATGCCCATCGTCATCCTCGTCACGACCGTGACCTGGGGCGTTCTGGCCAAGCACGCGTGGCGGCCCCTGCTGCTCGCGGGCGGAATGCTGGTCGGGGTCGTTCTGGCCCAGATCATCGCGCCGCTCGTGCAACGGCCGCGACCGCCGGTCGAGGAGATGCTCTTCGGTCCCGACCACACGTTCTCCTTCCCCTCCGGCCATGTGCTCGGGGCGTCGAACTTCGTGCTGCTCGTGACCTATCTCGTGTTCTCGCGCCGCACCAATCGGGGCTCGACGATCGCGGCGTTCGTGGTCGCCGCAGCCACGATCTCGATCCTCGCGGTCAGTCGCGTCTACCTCGGCTACCACTGGCCGACGGATGCCCTGGGCTCGATCTCGCTGTCCCTGGCGATCCTCGGTGCCGTGATCGCGCTGGACACGCACCGCACGGTGCGCACCCGGAGCGGTGATCCGCAGGAGTCGGTCTCCGGCTAG
- the ftsY gene encoding signal recognition particle-docking protein FtsY — protein sequence MAERSSWSLSGALRGMFAKKTIDDETWDDLEDALITADFGPDLTEAIVADLRSKVARYNTTDPKDLQRMLREGIEERLARFDTTLKLSDRPAVVLVVGVNGVGKTTTIGKFAKFLGNYGRSVLVGAADTFRAAAVDQLATWAERAGASIVRPQQQGQDPASVAFQTIERAKLEGFEIVLIDTAGRLQTKGGLMDELTKIRRVIEKQAPIAEVLLVLDATTGQNGLAQAEAFVEHAGVTGLVLTKLDGSAKGGFVLSVQDKTGIPIKLVGQGEGIGDLTGFTPHVFAQQLVG from the coding sequence ATGGCAGAACGCAGTTCCTGGTCGCTCTCCGGCGCCCTCCGCGGCATGTTCGCGAAGAAGACGATCGACGATGAGACCTGGGACGACCTCGAGGACGCCCTCATCACGGCGGACTTCGGTCCCGACCTCACCGAGGCGATCGTCGCCGACCTCCGTTCGAAGGTCGCCCGCTACAACACCACCGACCCGAAGGACCTGCAGCGGATGCTCCGCGAGGGCATCGAGGAGAGGCTCGCGCGCTTCGACACGACGTTGAAGCTCAGCGACCGGCCAGCCGTCGTGCTCGTCGTCGGCGTGAACGGCGTCGGTAAGACGACGACGATCGGCAAGTTCGCCAAGTTCCTGGGCAACTACGGACGCAGCGTGCTCGTGGGAGCGGCCGACACGTTCCGGGCCGCTGCCGTCGATCAGCTCGCGACCTGGGCGGAGCGGGCCGGTGCCTCGATCGTGCGCCCGCAGCAGCAGGGCCAGGATCCGGCATCCGTCGCCTTCCAGACCATCGAGCGAGCCAAGCTCGAGGGCTTCGAGATCGTGCTCATCGACACTGCCGGCAGGCTCCAGACCAAGGGCGGGCTCATGGACGAGCTCACCAAGATCCGCCGGGTGATCGAGAAGCAGGCCCCCATCGCCGAGGTGCTGCTCGTGCTCGACGCCACCACAGGCCAGAACGGGCTCGCCCAGGCCGAGGCCTTCGTCGAGCACGCCGGAGTCACCGGGCTCGTGCTCACCAAGCTCGACGGCTCGGCCAAGGGAGGCTTCGTTCTCAGCGTGCAGGACAAGACCGGCATCCCCATCAAGCTCGTGGGCCAGGGCGAGGGCATCGGCGACCTCACCGGATTCACGCCCCACGTCTTCGCGCAGCAGCTCGTCGGCTGA
- a CDS encoding GH1 family beta-glucosidase produces MTTGNADYRDSGLDFPADFLFGSATASYQIEGAASEDGRGPSIWDTFSHTPGKVWNGDTGDVADDHYHRLDEDLDLMKSLGLEAYRFSIAWPRIQPTGRGEANEAGLAFYERLVDGLISRGIRPIATLYHWDLPQALEDEGGWTNRATAYAFADYARIVGERLGDRIEVWTTLNEPWCSAYLGYGSGAHAPGIMDGASALAAVHHLNLAHGLAIRALQEVVTNDPGFSITLNLHVIRPVGESGAEAARRIDGLANRVFLGPLLHGEYPADVLEDTKDVTDWAFVQEGDTALIKQPISVLGVNYYSTVTVRMWDGVSERVNADGHKDMGGSPWPGSRDVEFLPQDGPYTEMGWNIDPSGLEELLVSLHDEFPELPLMVTENGAAFDDVVTQEDDGPAVHDIDRTDYLRRHFTAAHRAMQRGVDLRGYQVWSLMDNFEWGYGYSKRFGIVRVDFDTLERLPKDSAKWYSELIRTRSIPETPAAY; encoded by the coding sequence ATGACCACGGGCAACGCCGACTACCGCGACTCCGGCCTCGACTTCCCAGCCGACTTCCTCTTCGGCTCAGCGACAGCGTCCTACCAGATCGAGGGAGCCGCATCCGAGGACGGCCGCGGCCCGTCGATCTGGGACACCTTCAGCCACACCCCGGGAAAGGTCTGGAACGGCGACACCGGCGACGTCGCCGACGACCACTACCACCGGCTCGACGAGGACCTCGACCTCATGAAGAGCCTGGGCCTCGAGGCGTACAGGTTCTCGATCGCGTGGCCGCGCATCCAGCCGACCGGTCGAGGCGAGGCGAACGAGGCCGGCCTGGCGTTCTACGAGCGCCTCGTCGACGGCCTGATCAGCCGCGGCATCCGTCCCATCGCAACGCTCTACCACTGGGACCTTCCCCAGGCGCTCGAGGACGAGGGCGGGTGGACCAACCGAGCAACGGCGTACGCCTTCGCCGACTACGCCCGCATCGTGGGCGAGCGACTCGGCGATCGAATCGAGGTGTGGACGACGCTCAACGAGCCGTGGTGCTCCGCGTACCTCGGCTACGGCTCGGGGGCACACGCGCCCGGCATCATGGACGGCGCATCGGCGCTGGCCGCCGTGCACCACCTGAACCTCGCGCACGGTCTCGCGATCCGCGCGCTGCAGGAGGTCGTCACGAACGACCCCGGCTTCTCGATCACGCTCAACCTCCACGTCATCCGTCCCGTCGGCGAATCCGGAGCCGAGGCCGCCCGACGCATCGACGGCCTCGCGAACCGCGTCTTCCTCGGCCCGCTGCTGCACGGCGAGTACCCGGCCGACGTTCTCGAGGACACGAAGGACGTCACGGACTGGGCCTTCGTGCAGGAGGGCGACACGGCGCTCATCAAGCAGCCGATCTCGGTTCTGGGCGTGAACTACTACTCCACCGTCACCGTACGGATGTGGGACGGCGTGAGCGAGCGCGTGAACGCCGACGGGCACAAGGACATGGGCGGTTCGCCCTGGCCGGGCTCGCGAGACGTGGAGTTCCTCCCGCAGGACGGGCCGTACACGGAGATGGGCTGGAACATCGATCCCTCTGGACTCGAGGAGCTGCTGGTCTCGCTCCACGACGAGTTCCCCGAGCTTCCGCTCATGGTCACCGAGAACGGTGCGGCGTTCGACGACGTCGTCACCCAGGAGGACGACGGTCCGGCCGTGCACGACATCGATCGCACCGACTACCTCCGCCGCCACTTCACCGCCGCCCACCGTGCCATGCAGCGCGGTGTGGACCTGCGCGGGTACCAGGTCTGGTCGCTGATGGACAACTTCGAGTGGGGCTACGGCTACTCGAAGCGGTTCGGAATCGTGCGGGTCGACTTCGACACCCTCGAGCGCCTGCCCAAGGACTCGGCGAAGTGGTACTCGGAGCTCATCCGCACGCGGAGCATCCCCGAGACCCCTGCGGCGTACTGA
- a CDS encoding FAD-binding oxidoreductase, with product MTSTIPSAIADLQRTVTGAVILPDDPGYDAARAAWNLSVDQRPAAVVTPADVEEVRAVLAAAAASGLGVTVQPNGHGANGSLDGVVLIRPTAFDEITIDVEARTARVGAGVNWGRVLTALDGTGLIALAGSNPEVNAVGYSIAGGHSMFSRAFGLASRSVTAVDLVDASGESRRITAASDPELFWALRGGGGLFGVITAIEFTLHPADTLFGGSIVFPITVGIDAVVTGFDLAATDPRLGLDISLARFPDMPQLPEPLRGQTIASVAFVHIGDAASAAPIVDRLRAVGTPLLDALTSFTIGGLAAVAAEPTDPMPTIDWGGAVDGFDRATATEFVGAFLAGVEGGLSRVSVRPLGGAIGADSEVDDAVVGALDARALISSGVLAFTPEMAAAADAALQPLRQFADAHPTTGMVPTFLGRGTGLADAFDSATLERLRAVKERVDPTGIIRSNRALPGSSS from the coding sequence GTGACATCGACCATCCCGTCCGCCATCGCCGATCTGCAGCGCACCGTCACCGGCGCCGTGATCCTCCCAGACGATCCCGGCTACGACGCCGCTCGCGCTGCCTGGAACCTCTCGGTCGATCAGCGCCCAGCCGCTGTCGTGACCCCGGCCGACGTCGAGGAGGTGCGGGCAGTGCTGGCCGCGGCCGCGGCGTCTGGGCTCGGGGTCACCGTGCAGCCCAATGGGCACGGAGCCAACGGATCGCTCGACGGGGTCGTGCTGATCCGACCGACGGCCTTCGACGAGATCACCATCGATGTCGAGGCCCGCACGGCGCGCGTCGGCGCAGGGGTGAACTGGGGTCGCGTGCTCACAGCGCTCGACGGAACGGGGCTCATCGCCCTGGCCGGAAGCAACCCCGAGGTCAACGCCGTCGGCTATTCGATCGCCGGCGGCCACTCCATGTTCAGCCGCGCCTTCGGCCTCGCCTCGCGCTCGGTGACAGCAGTCGACTTGGTGGACGCGAGCGGCGAGTCGCGCCGGATCACAGCAGCGAGCGATCCCGAACTGTTCTGGGCTCTGCGGGGCGGCGGCGGCCTCTTCGGCGTGATCACGGCGATCGAGTTCACCCTCCACCCGGCCGACACGCTGTTCGGAGGAAGCATCGTCTTCCCGATCACCGTGGGCATCGACGCCGTCGTCACCGGATTCGACCTGGCCGCGACCGACCCGAGGCTGGGCCTGGACATCTCGCTGGCGCGATTCCCCGACATGCCCCAGCTCCCCGAACCCCTGCGCGGCCAGACCATAGCCTCGGTGGCGTTCGTGCATATCGGGGATGCCGCATCCGCAGCTCCGATCGTCGACAGGCTGCGCGCCGTCGGCACTCCCCTGCTCGATGCGCTGACGTCATTCACGATCGGCGGCCTGGCGGCAGTTGCCGCCGAGCCGACGGACCCGATGCCCACGATCGACTGGGGCGGAGCCGTCGACGGCTTCGATCGGGCGACGGCCACCGAATTCGTCGGCGCATTCCTGGCCGGCGTCGAGGGTGGCCTCAGCCGCGTGAGTGTGCGCCCGCTCGGTGGTGCGATCGGGGCGGATTCCGAGGTCGACGACGCTGTGGTCGGCGCCCTCGACGCGCGAGCGCTCATCAGTTCCGGTGTTCTCGCCTTCACGCCCGAGATGGCCGCTGCGGCGGATGCCGCCCTCCAGCCGCTCCGGCAGTTCGCCGACGCCCACCCCACCACCGGCATGGTTCCGACCTTCCTCGGCCGCGGAACGGGGCTTGCGGACGCCTTCGACTCCGCGACACTCGAACGACTGCGCGCGGTGAAGGAGCGCGTCGATCCGACCGGAATCATCCGCAGCAATCGGGCGCTGCCCGGCAGCAGCAGCTAG
- the ffh gene encoding signal recognition particle protein, translating into MATFGTLSDRLADTFKNLRTKGKLSAADVDGTVREIRRALLDADVALDVVKEFTGKVRERALGDEVNKALNPAQQVVQIVNEELVQILGGQQRRLEFAKKPPTVIMLAGLQGAGKTTLAGKLAKWLVKDGHTPLLVASDLQRPNAVTQLQVVGEQAGVPVFAPEPGNGVGNPVRVAKDGVKFAVQKQYDTVIVDTAGRLGVDAELMKQAGDIRKAIDPDEVLFVIDAMIGQDAVATAKAFQDGVDFTGVVLSKLDGDARGGAALSVASVTGRPIIFASTGEGLDDFEPFHPDRMASRILDLGDILTLIEQAQGAFDEEEARKVAEKFATDTFTLDDFLSQMQQLRNMGSIKKMMGMLPGAGAMKQQLDNFDEKEIVRTEAIIQSMTKQERVNPKLLNGSRRLRIARGSGMTVTDVNQLVSRFEQAAKMMKTVAKGGVPNVPGMGPIPGAGFTGGRGKQQPKKKGSKSGNPAKRAAENAALASGVKTSTDAAASGGSGFGLGGGKTPAAAPTAEEMAALTKFLR; encoded by the coding sequence ATGGCTACATTCGGAACCCTCTCTGATCGGCTCGCCGATACCTTCAAGAACCTCCGCACCAAGGGCAAGCTGTCGGCGGCCGACGTCGATGGCACCGTCCGCGAGATCCGGAGGGCCCTGCTCGACGCCGACGTCGCCCTCGACGTGGTCAAGGAGTTCACGGGGAAGGTGCGCGAGCGTGCCCTCGGCGATGAGGTCAACAAGGCGCTGAACCCGGCCCAGCAGGTCGTGCAGATCGTCAACGAGGAGCTCGTGCAGATCCTCGGCGGCCAGCAGCGTCGTCTCGAGTTCGCGAAGAAGCCGCCGACGGTCATCATGCTGGCCGGCCTCCAGGGTGCCGGCAAGACCACGCTCGCGGGCAAGCTGGCCAAGTGGCTCGTGAAGGACGGCCACACGCCGCTCCTGGTCGCGAGCGACCTGCAGCGCCCCAACGCCGTCACGCAGCTCCAGGTCGTCGGCGAGCAGGCCGGCGTTCCGGTGTTCGCACCCGAGCCGGGCAACGGCGTCGGCAACCCCGTGAGGGTCGCGAAGGACGGCGTGAAGTTCGCCGTGCAGAAGCAGTACGACACCGTCATCGTCGACACCGCCGGTCGTCTCGGTGTCGACGCCGAGCTCATGAAGCAGGCCGGCGACATCCGCAAGGCCATCGATCCCGACGAGGTGCTCTTCGTCATCGACGCGATGATCGGTCAGGATGCCGTCGCGACGGCGAAGGCCTTCCAGGACGGCGTCGACTTCACCGGCGTCGTGCTCTCCAAGCTCGACGGCGACGCGCGCGGTGGCGCTGCCCTCTCGGTCGCATCCGTCACCGGTCGCCCGATCATCTTCGCCTCGACGGGTGAGGGCCTGGACGACTTCGAGCCGTTCCACCCCGACCGCATGGCGAGCCGCATCCTCGACCTCGGTGACATCCTCACGCTCATCGAGCAGGCGCAGGGCGCCTTCGACGAGGAGGAGGCCCGCAAGGTCGCCGAGAAGTTCGCGACCGACACCTTCACCCTCGACGACTTCCTCAGCCAGATGCAGCAGCTGCGCAACATGGGCTCGATCAAGAAGATGATGGGCATGCTGCCCGGCGCCGGCGCCATGAAGCAGCAGCTCGACAACTTCGACGAGAAGGAGATCGTGCGCACCGAGGCGATCATCCAGTCGATGACCAAGCAGGAGCGGGTGAACCCGAAGCTCCTGAACGGCTCGCGGCGCCTCCGCATCGCCCGCGGTTCAGGGATGACGGTGACCGACGTCAACCAGCTCGTCAGCCGCTTCGAGCAGGCGGCGAAGATGATGAAGACCGTGGCCAAGGGCGGTGTTCCGAATGTGCCGGGCATGGGTCCCATCCCCGGTGCAGGCTTCACCGGTGGCCGCGGCAAGCAGCAGCCCAAGAAGAAGGGCTCGAAGTCGGGCAACCCGGCCAAGCGGGCCGCGGAGAACGCCGCGCTCGCGTCCGGGGTGAAGACGTCGACGGATGCAGCCGCATCCGGAGGCTCGGGCTTCGGTCTCGGCGGCGGCAAGACGCCTGCTGCTGCCCCCACGGCCGAGGAGATGGCCGCGCTCACCAAGTTCCTGCGCTAG
- a CDS encoding LLM class F420-dependent oxidoreductase translates to MTTDARDRSVRVGVQVQPQHAHYAKIRDTVSELEDLGVDILFNWDHFYPLSGPADGEHYESWTMLAAWAEQTSRVEIGALVNCNSYRNADLQADMARTIDNISDGRFIFGTGAGWFERDYDEYGYEFGTPGTRIKALGEALPRIEERWTKLNPPPVRDIPILIGGGGERKTLRIVAQHADVWHSFSDPATLEHKLGVLDEHCAAVGRDPREIEVSIELRRQSDADVEALYALGARLFTLGISGPDYDIEPVRRWLAWRDGKNA, encoded by the coding sequence ATGACCACAGATGCCAGAGATCGTTCCGTCCGTGTCGGTGTCCAGGTGCAGCCGCAGCATGCGCACTACGCGAAGATCCGTGACACTGTCTCCGAGCTCGAGGACCTCGGCGTCGACATCCTCTTCAACTGGGACCACTTCTATCCGCTGAGCGGCCCCGCCGACGGTGAGCACTACGAGTCGTGGACCATGCTCGCGGCCTGGGCCGAGCAGACCAGCCGCGTCGAGATCGGCGCCCTCGTCAACTGCAACAGCTACCGCAACGCCGACCTGCAGGCCGACATGGCCCGCACCATCGACAACATCAGCGACGGACGCTTCATCTTCGGCACCGGCGCCGGCTGGTTCGAGCGCGACTACGACGAGTACGGGTACGAGTTCGGGACCCCGGGCACCCGTATCAAGGCGCTCGGGGAGGCCCTGCCCAGGATCGAGGAGCGGTGGACGAAGCTCAACCCGCCGCCCGTTCGCGACATCCCGATCCTGATCGGTGGCGGGGGAGAGAGGAAGACCCTCCGCATCGTCGCCCAGCACGCTGACGTCTGGCACAGCTTCTCCGATCCGGCGACACTCGAGCACAAGCTCGGCGTGCTCGACGAGCACTGCGCCGCCGTCGGTCGCGACCCCCGCGAGATCGAGGTCTCGATCGAGCTGCGCCGACAGAGCGACGCCGACGTCGAGGCGCTCTACGCGCTCGGCGCGCGGCTCTTCACCCTCGGCATCAGCGGGCCGGACTACGACATCGAGCCGGTGCGCCGCTGGCTCGCCTGGCGCGACGGCAAGAACGCCTGA
- the ppk2 gene encoding polyphosphate kinase 2, whose product MDPMTTSDPAISLPVPADAAWQHQYPYSEKMSRRDYEKQKRRLQIELLKLQAWVKDTDQKIVILFEGRDAAGKGGSIKRFTEHLNPRGARVVALSVPTERERRQWYFQRYVEHLPTGGEIVLFDRSWYNRAGVEHVMGYCTPKEYAEFIRSAPEFERMLVQSDVSVIKFWFSVGREEQRVRFASRSDDAVKQWKLSPTDLASLDKWDDYSAAKEAMFAATDTPHAPWTVVKSNDKKRARIEAMRWVLSRFDYPGKDAAIVGVPDPLVIGSPSVVYDEGETPIAPPEVA is encoded by the coding sequence ATGGATCCAATGACGACGAGCGACCCGGCCATCAGCCTCCCTGTTCCGGCGGATGCCGCCTGGCAGCACCAGTACCCCTACAGCGAGAAGATGTCGCGCCGGGATTACGAGAAGCAGAAGCGGCGCCTGCAGATCGAGCTGCTGAAGCTGCAGGCGTGGGTCAAGGACACCGATCAGAAGATCGTGATCCTGTTCGAGGGTCGCGACGCAGCGGGCAAGGGCGGATCGATCAAGCGCTTCACCGAGCACTTGAACCCCCGCGGTGCCCGCGTCGTCGCCCTGTCCGTGCCGACCGAGCGCGAACGGCGCCAGTGGTACTTCCAGCGCTACGTCGAGCACCTCCCGACCGGCGGCGAGATCGTGCTCTTCGACCGGTCCTGGTACAACCGGGCCGGAGTCGAGCACGTGATGGGCTACTGCACGCCGAAGGAGTACGCGGAGTTCATCCGGTCCGCGCCGGAGTTCGAACGGATGCTCGTGCAGAGCGACGTGAGCGTCATCAAGTTCTGGTTCTCGGTCGGGCGGGAGGAGCAGCGCGTGAGGTTCGCCTCGCGCAGCGATGACGCCGTCAAGCAATGGAAGCTGTCACCGACCGACCTCGCGAGCCTGGACAAGTGGGACGACTACTCGGCGGCGAAGGAGGCGATGTTCGCCGCGACCGACACTCCCCACGCACCGTGGACGGTGGTCAAGTCCAACGACAAGAAACGTGCGCGCATCGAGGCCATGCGCTGGGTGCTGTCGCGGTTCGACTACCCGGGCAAGGACGCCGCCATCGTCGGCGTTCCCGACCCCCTCGTCATCGGCAGCCCGTCGGTCGTCTACGACGAGGGCGAGACGCCGATCGCGCCGCCAGAGGTGGCCTGA